One region of Longimicrobiales bacterium genomic DNA includes:
- a CDS encoding HEAT repeat domain-containing protein, whose protein sequence is MHAIVLALAVASAAPYQVPVPAPAPAPLPTPVSLPAIAALPAVEVLPARVAFASLEALASLEALEAIPTLGPLDAFEGLSALGRLRDVERRLPPEGWLPQDPADSLWRAAREALDDGDPRRAAELYRRLRTERRFASSSYRSHAYYWEAYARHRVGGASELRSALATLEGLRRTYPRFENMVEVERLQTRITGDLAGTGDPAAATRQAEQARRAAAPSGQQCPDQETRVTVVESLITMSSAQAMPLLKQVMANRNACNAPLREKAVFIISQKGSSEAEDLLLDAARNDPDPKVREQAVFWLSQVNSEKSLVAIEEILRTATDEKLMEQAVFAVSQHRSARAAQMLRDIARRSNAPTEARKNAIFWLGQSRGSDVNTFMRELYGSVNDEELKEAVLFALSQNNDVNNADFLLEIAMNAREPVEMRKSALFWAGQKRALPLNRLGELYSSVPDREMRESIIFAISQRNEPAAVERLIEIARTERDVELRKTAIFWLGQSKDPRAVRFLGELISG, encoded by the coding sequence CCTCCCCGCGCGGGTCGCCTTCGCATCGCTGGAGGCGCTGGCGTCGCTCGAGGCACTCGAGGCCATTCCGACGCTCGGTCCTCTCGATGCATTCGAAGGACTCTCGGCGCTGGGCCGCCTGCGCGATGTCGAAAGGCGCCTGCCGCCGGAGGGCTGGCTGCCGCAGGATCCGGCAGACTCGCTGTGGCGTGCCGCGCGAGAAGCGCTCGACGACGGCGATCCCCGGCGTGCCGCCGAGCTCTACCGCCGGCTGCGCACGGAGCGGCGCTTCGCCAGCTCGTCGTATCGGTCCCACGCATACTACTGGGAGGCGTATGCCCGTCACCGCGTCGGCGGCGCGTCGGAGCTGCGCAGTGCGCTCGCCACGCTCGAGGGACTCCGTCGCACGTATCCACGGTTCGAGAACATGGTGGAAGTCGAGCGACTTCAGACGCGAATCACGGGGGATCTGGCAGGCACCGGCGATCCTGCAGCCGCAACGCGTCAGGCGGAGCAGGCGCGACGTGCAGCCGCGCCTTCGGGTCAGCAGTGTCCGGACCAGGAGACGCGCGTCACAGTAGTGGAATCGCTCATCACGATGTCGTCGGCGCAGGCAATGCCTCTGTTGAAGCAGGTGATGGCGAACCGCAACGCGTGCAATGCACCGCTCCGCGAGAAGGCTGTGTTCATCATCTCACAGAAGGGCTCGAGCGAGGCCGAAGACCTGCTGCTCGATGCCGCGCGGAACGATCCCGATCCGAAGGTGCGCGAGCAGGCGGTGTTCTGGCTCTCGCAGGTGAATTCGGAGAAGTCGCTCGTGGCGATCGAGGAAATCCTGCGTACGGCGACGGACGAGAAGCTGATGGAGCAGGCCGTGTTTGCGGTGTCGCAGCACAGGAGTGCACGCGCGGCGCAGATGCTTCGCGACATTGCCAGGCGCAGCAATGCACCGACCGAGGCACGCAAGAACGCGATCTTCTGGCTCGGCCAGAGCCGCGGCTCCGATGTGAACACGTTCATGCGCGAGCTTTACGGCTCCGTGAACGACGAAGAACTGAAGGAGGCCGTCCTGTTCGCGCTGTCACAGAACAACGATGTAAACAACGCAGACTTCCTGCTCGAGATCGCCATGAACGCCCGGGAGCCTGTGGAAATGCGGAAGAGCGCGCTGTTCTGGGCGGGTCAGAAGCGGGCACTGCCGCTGAACCGGCTGGGCGAGCTCTACAGCTCCGTGCCCGACCGGGAGATGCGCGAGTCGATCATTTTCGCGATCTCACAGAGGAACGAGCCGGCGGCCGTGGAGCGGCTCATCGAGATCGCACGCACGGAACGTGACGTCGAGCTGCGCAAGACGGCGATATTCTGGCTCGGCCAGAGCAAGGATCCGCGTGCAGTGCGGTTCCTCGGCGAACTGATCAGCGGGTGA
- a CDS encoding HEAT repeat domain-containing protein, which translates to MRHGMMILLAGAAMLAPVPAAAQSLAARVNAAPADATVRFTFESRPGVCGNGENISMRRDSDDAVMVRGRTYSGWKEECTEGPVQMEIRRSGNRITDARARVGGDPRTGGTDLGVVDPEAAVTFLLSGDVLTAAESRASDRLVFAAVLANAESWPGLLRVARMRDLPSSARKSAVFWLAQAAGDRATEGLTSIVGDDSDEIEVRKQAVFALSQIRSDDTLDALMAIARTNAEPELRRNAMFWLGQSDDPRVIAFFEEILRD; encoded by the coding sequence ATGCGACATGGAATGATGATACTGCTGGCCGGCGCGGCGATGCTCGCGCCGGTCCCCGCCGCCGCGCAGAGCCTGGCAGCGCGTGTGAACGCCGCGCCTGCCGATGCGACGGTGCGCTTCACCTTCGAGTCCCGCCCGGGTGTGTGTGGGAACGGAGAGAACATCAGCATGCGCCGTGACTCGGACGACGCCGTGATGGTGCGCGGGCGCACGTACTCCGGGTGGAAGGAAGAATGCACCGAGGGGCCTGTGCAGATGGAGATCAGGCGGTCGGGGAATCGGATCACGGATGCACGTGCACGTGTGGGCGGCGACCCGCGTACCGGCGGCACGGATCTGGGCGTGGTCGACCCGGAGGCCGCCGTGACGTTCCTTCTGTCCGGCGATGTGCTCACAGCGGCGGAATCGCGTGCAAGCGACCGCCTGGTGTTCGCGGCCGTGCTCGCCAATGCGGAGAGCTGGCCCGGCCTGCTGCGCGTGGCACGTATGCGTGACCTGCCTTCGAGCGCCCGCAAGAGCGCCGTGTTCTGGCTCGCTCAGGCCGCCGGTGACCGGGCGACGGAGGGTCTCACGTCCATCGTCGGGGACGACTCGGACGAGATCGAGGTGCGAAAGCAGGCTGTGTTCGCACTGTCACAGATCCGGTCCGATGATACTCTCGATGCGCTGATGGCGATCGCACGCACGAACGCGGAGCCCGAGCTCCGCAGGAACGCCATGTTCTGGCTGGGGCAGAGCGATGACCCGCGCGTGATCGCGTTCTTCGAGGAGATCCTGCGAGACTGA
- a CDS encoding M14 family metallopeptidase: MTNRGMGWDGGLRRLAVLAMCATAGAAPLAAQGSAAADPVAALRTAPESTDYQETTRYADVVTWMKTVAAASPVIQLDTFGYTLEGRALPLAVVGRLPDSSPEAVRASGKTVLYLQGNIHAGEVEGKESLLMLLREIAQGRHQQLLDSLVLLIAPIYNADGNERVLLTNRPAQHGPVGGMGQRPNAQGYDLNRDHMKLDSPEARSLVQMLTRYDPHVGVDLHTTNGTRHAYYLTYSPPLHPNTHPVIISLLREDWLPQATRNVREKHGWDFYYYGNLQGQGDERGWYTFDHRPRFNNNYVGLRNRIAILSEAYSYATFQDRITATSRFLGEILDYAHANAARIRTTVADASSAPVIGERLALRATYERSAEPVEILMGDVVQERNPYSGATILRRTDTRRPERMPEYGTFAATESEVAPATYILLEAPAPVLANLDAHGVQWRRLGEQREIRGETFRVDSTTTAAREFQGHSERTVHGAWTVATVPAGTDAVVVSMDQPLARLIFTLLEPRSDDGLVNWNYFDRSIEDGNGVPIVRVHERVP, from the coding sequence ATGACGAACCGGGGGATGGGGTGGGATGGAGGGCTGCGCCGGCTGGCGGTGCTGGCCATGTGCGCGACTGCGGGTGCTGCACCGCTCGCCGCGCAGGGCTCGGCGGCGGCCGATCCAGTGGCTGCGCTCAGGACCGCGCCCGAGAGCACGGACTACCAGGAAACGACACGTTACGCGGACGTCGTCACATGGATGAAGACGGTTGCAGCGGCGTCGCCGGTGATTCAGCTCGACACGTTCGGCTACACGCTCGAGGGTCGTGCACTGCCCCTCGCCGTCGTCGGCCGACTGCCCGACTCGAGTCCGGAGGCCGTGCGCGCGAGCGGAAAGACCGTCCTGTATCTGCAGGGCAACATCCACGCGGGGGAAGTGGAGGGCAAGGAATCGCTGCTCATGCTGTTGCGTGAGATCGCTCAGGGTCGCCACCAGCAGCTGCTGGACTCGCTCGTGCTCCTCATCGCGCCGATCTACAACGCGGACGGCAACGAGCGCGTGCTGCTGACGAACCGGCCTGCCCAGCACGGCCCGGTCGGCGGGATGGGTCAGCGGCCGAACGCGCAGGGCTACGACCTCAACCGCGACCACATGAAGCTCGACTCGCCGGAAGCGCGCTCCCTCGTGCAGATGCTGACGCGCTACGATCCGCACGTCGGCGTCGATCTGCACACGACGAACGGGACGCGCCACGCGTACTATCTCACGTACTCGCCGCCACTCCATCCGAACACGCATCCGGTCATCATCTCTCTGCTGCGGGAGGACTGGCTGCCGCAGGCCACACGCAACGTGCGCGAGAAGCATGGCTGGGACTTCTACTATTACGGGAACCTGCAGGGTCAGGGCGACGAGCGCGGCTGGTACACGTTCGATCACCGCCCCCGCTTCAACAATAATTACGTCGGTTTGCGTAACCGCATCGCGATCCTGAGCGAGGCCTACTCGTACGCGACATTCCAGGACCGCATCACTGCCACCAGCCGGTTCCTCGGTGAGATCCTCGATTACGCCCACGCGAACGCAGCACGCATTCGCACGACCGTCGCGGATGCCTCCAGTGCTCCGGTGATCGGTGAGCGGCTCGCGCTCCGCGCCACGTACGAACGGTCGGCGGAGCCCGTCGAGATCCTGATGGGTGACGTGGTGCAGGAGCGGAATCCGTACAGCGGCGCGACGATCCTGCGGCGCACGGATACGCGGCGGCCGGAGCGCATGCCCGAGTACGGCACGTTTGCGGCGACCGAGTCCGAGGTGGCGCCTGCGACGTACATCCTGCTCGAGGCGCCGGCCCCGGTGCTCGCAAACCTGGACGCGCACGGCGTTCAGTGGCGGCGCCTCGGTGAGCAGCGAGAGATCCGCGGCGAGACGTTCCGCGTCGATTCCACGACAACGGCGGCGCGCGAGTTCCAGGGCCATAGCGAACGTACGGTGCACGGCGCGTGGACTGTCGCCACGGTCCCCGCAGGTACCGATGCGGTTGTCGTGTCGATGGACCAGCCGCTCGCGCGCCTGATCTTCACTCTGCTCGAGCCGCGCTCCGATGACGGCCTGGTGAACTGGAACTACTTCGATCGATCCATCGAGGACGGGAACGGGGTGCCGATCGTTCGCGTGCACGAGCGGGTGCCGTGA
- the msrB gene encoding peptide-methionine (R)-S-oxide reductase MsrB, producing the protein MGRIEKTDDDWRRELTPEQYRIMRQKGTEPPFTGEYVNEKTPGVYRCAACGTPLFRSDTKYDSGSGWPSFYAPIDETNVDTEEDRSHGMRRTEVMCATCEAHLGHVFPDGPGPTGLRYCVNSASLTLDPETKGEK; encoded by the coding sequence ATGGGCAGGATCGAAAAAACGGACGACGACTGGCGTCGCGAGCTGACGCCGGAGCAGTATCGCATCATGCGGCAGAAGGGCACGGAGCCGCCGTTCACCGGTGAGTACGTGAATGAGAAAACCCCAGGCGTGTATCGCTGTGCCGCGTGCGGCACGCCGCTCTTCAGATCGGACACGAAGTACGACTCCGGCTCCGGCTGGCCGAGCTTCTATGCGCCGATCGACGAAACGAACGTGGACACGGAAGAGGATCGCAGCCACGGCATGCGGCGCACGGAAGTGATGTGCGCGACGTGCGAGGCGCATCTCGGCCACGTCTTCCCCGACGGCCCCGGCCCGACGGGGCTGCGCTACTGCGTCAATTCCGCATCACTCACGCTGGATCCGGAAACGAAAGGCGAGAAATGA
- a CDS encoding PhzF family phenazine biosynthesis protein: protein MRLIQVDAFTAEPFRGNPAAVCILDAPRDGDWMAAVAREMNLSETAFLERRDEGWRLRWFTPAVEVDLCGHATLASAHVLWELELAAANETLRFHTRSGVLTARRAGDLIVLDFPAEPATTVPWVVPLLEALQVAAPVAFARNRVDYLVEVADAAQVRALRPDMARLATVPTRGVIVTARSDTDEFDFVSRWFGPRSGVDEDPVTGSAHCCLGPWWAERLGRNELRGVQLSARTGVVGVRVLDERVELTGHAVTVLRGELVA from the coding sequence GTGCGGCTGATACAGGTAGATGCATTCACGGCAGAGCCGTTCCGCGGCAATCCCGCCGCCGTCTGCATCCTCGACGCGCCACGCGACGGCGACTGGATGGCGGCCGTTGCGCGGGAGATGAACCTGTCGGAGACGGCATTCCTGGAGCGGCGCGACGAGGGCTGGAGGCTGCGCTGGTTCACACCTGCGGTGGAGGTCGACCTGTGCGGCCACGCCACGCTCGCAAGCGCCCACGTCCTGTGGGAGTTGGAGCTGGCGGCGGCGAACGAGACGCTCCGGTTTCACACGCGCAGTGGCGTGCTGACCGCACGGCGGGCCGGGGATCTCATCGTGCTCGACTTCCCCGCGGAGCCTGCGACTACCGTTCCGTGGGTGGTGCCTCTGCTCGAAGCGCTGCAGGTCGCCGCGCCGGTCGCATTCGCGCGCAATCGCGTCGACTATCTGGTCGAGGTCGCGGATGCCGCCCAGGTACGTGCGCTGCGACCGGACATGGCACGACTGGCCACCGTGCCGACGCGCGGCGTGATCGTAACGGCGCGCTCCGACACCGACGAGTTTGACTTCGTATCGCGCTGGTTCGGCCCGCGCTCGGGCGTGGATGAGGATCCGGTGACCGGGTCCGCACACTGCTGTCTGGGACCGTGGTGGGCGGAGCGGCTCGGTCGTAACGAGCTGCGTGGCGTGCAGCTGTCCGCGCGCACCGGTGTGGTCGGCGTGCGCGTGCTCGACGAGCGCGTGGAGCTGACCGGGCACGCGGTGACCGTGCTGCGCGGTGAGCTCGTGGCATGA
- a CDS encoding sigma-70 family RNA polymerase sigma factor, whose product MGAATLTEQTIAGVAELDREDVRRAQDGDTAAFERVYRRHAGRVHSLCSRMLSPEEADDLTQDVFIRAWQKLSLFRGDSAFGTWLYRLAVNLVLAKRQTFAARRSRIEGDVDVIPLAGRGDRPDLRMDVDAAIRTLPRGARDVFVLHDIEGYTHEEIAGMLEVTAGTSKSQLHRARMSLRQYLG is encoded by the coding sequence TTGGGAGCAGCTACACTGACTGAGCAGACGATTGCAGGCGTCGCGGAACTTGACCGCGAGGACGTCCGCCGGGCGCAGGACGGGGATACCGCTGCGTTCGAGCGGGTCTATCGCCGCCACGCGGGGCGCGTCCACTCGCTCTGCAGCAGGATGCTGTCGCCGGAAGAAGCGGATGACCTGACGCAGGATGTCTTCATCCGGGCCTGGCAGAAGCTCTCGCTGTTCCGCGGCGACTCGGCGTTCGGCACGTGGCTCTACCGTCTGGCGGTGAACCTCGTGCTCGCGAAACGACAGACGTTCGCGGCCCGGCGCAGCCGGATCGAGGGGGATGTCGACGTGATTCCGCTGGCCGGGCGCGGTGACCGCCCGGACCTGCGGATGGATGTGGATGCGGCGATCCGGACACTGCCGCGGGGGGCCCGCGACGTGTTCGTGCTGCACGACATAGAAGGCTACACGCACGAAGAGATCGCCGGCATGCTCGAAGTGACGGCCGGCACCTCTAAATCGCAGCTCCACCGCGCGCGGATGAGCCTGCGCCAGTATCTCGGATGA
- a CDS encoding zf-HC2 domain-containing protein, with translation MHGPWIERISDSIDGALDASGEQALSAHLEECGECRRVARELRSVVAAAREAPVLEPARDLWPAIASQLGTGGATGAPLASSDIARMSAVTPLRDRGVRSRLARRFSFSAPQLAAAAVLLMSLSGAAVWLIGNGPQAQPVATGTIIQSASEEPRSTQLTALPAPAPEYEADVADLERALEENRARLDPATVDVIERSLESIDRAIEDARTALAADPGNPYLHRQLDNTMQKKIAVLRRAAGVQRVRS, from the coding sequence ATGCACGGCCCATGGATTGAAAGAATATCGGATTCCATCGACGGTGCGCTGGACGCGTCCGGCGAGCAGGCGCTGAGCGCTCACCTCGAGGAGTGCGGGGAGTGCCGTCGCGTCGCACGGGAGCTGCGCAGTGTCGTTGCGGCGGCGCGCGAGGCGCCGGTACTGGAGCCGGCACGGGATCTGTGGCCCGCAATCGCGTCGCAGCTGGGAACCGGCGGGGCGACCGGTGCGCCGCTCGCGAGCTCGGACATCGCTCGCATGTCGGCCGTGACCCCGCTGCGCGACCGGGGGGTGCGGTCACGTCTCGCGCGACGGTTCAGCTTCTCGGCGCCCCAGCTCGCCGCTGCCGCCGTCCTGCTCATGTCGCTGTCCGGCGCGGCCGTGTGGCTGATCGGAAACGGCCCGCAGGCTCAGCCGGTCGCGACGGGCACGATCATTCAGAGCGCGAGCGAGGAGCCGCGCAGCACGCAGCTCACGGCTCTGCCCGCGCCGGCGCCGGAGTACGAGGCGGACGTTGCGGACCTGGAGCGTGCGCTCGAAGAGAACCGTGCGCGCCTGGACCCGGCGACGGTGGATGTGATCGAACGCTCACTCGAGTCGATCGACCGGGCCATCGAGGACGCGCGCACCGCGCTCGCCGCCGACCCCGGCAACCCGTATCTGCACCGCCAGCTGGACAACACGATGCAGAAGAAAATCGCTGTATTGCGACGCGCGGCTGGTGTGCAGCGCGTCCGGAGCTGA
- a CDS encoding DUF4097 family beta strand repeat-containing protein: MITTLMAAGVLALAASQQQMDTTFAVRPGGELRLEAVNGSVTIDTWDRDAMRVRARHAGSTVIELERSGSEVSIDARHRGMPQAVTFQVTVPRNYQLDIEGMSLQITVTGLRGSATLENAHGAIVVRDVTGHVEIESVSGGVTVENVRGDISVSTVNQAISISGSRGDIDASTVNGSIVMRNVDSSAVDASTVNGLVEYFGTVHDDGDYFLGTHNGRITMGIPERANARVGIEARNGRVESDFPVRVDGAREGEHGFTLGSGSARIDLESYNGTIHLVRPRGR, translated from the coding sequence ATGATCACGACACTGATGGCAGCGGGCGTACTCGCCCTGGCGGCATCACAACAGCAGATGGACACGACGTTCGCGGTCCGGCCGGGCGGAGAGCTGCGCCTCGAGGCCGTCAATGGCTCCGTGACGATCGACACATGGGACCGCGACGCGATGCGGGTGCGGGCGCGTCATGCCGGCAGCACGGTCATTGAGCTCGAGCGCAGCGGATCGGAAGTGAGCATCGACGCACGGCATCGCGGCATGCCGCAGGCCGTGACATTCCAGGTGACCGTGCCGCGCAATTACCAGCTCGACATCGAGGGCATGAGCCTCCAGATCACGGTCACGGGGCTGCGCGGCTCGGCCACACTCGAGAATGCGCATGGCGCGATCGTCGTGCGTGATGTCACCGGTCACGTCGAGATCGAGTCCGTTTCGGGCGGGGTGACGGTGGAGAATGTGCGCGGCGACATTTCCGTCAGCACGGTGAATCAGGCGATCAGCATCAGCGGCAGTCGCGGTGACATCGATGCGAGTACGGTCAATGGCAGCATTGTGATGCGGAACGTCGACTCGAGCGCGGTCGATGCGTCGACGGTCAACGGGCTGGTGGAGTACTTCGGCACGGTCCACGATGACGGCGACTACTTCCTCGGCACGCACAACGGCCGCATCACCATGGGTATCCCGGAGCGAGCCAACGCCCGTGTCGGGATCGAGGCGCGGAACGGCCGGGTCGAGAGCGATTTTCCCGTCCGCGTCGATGGCGCCCGCGAGGGCGAGCACGGTTTCACGCTCGGTAGCGGCAGCGCCCGCATCGACCTGGAGTCGTACAACGGCACGATCCATCTGGTGCGGCCACGCGGCCGCTGA
- a CDS encoding alpha/beta hydrolase → MSARRGLVEFSGGVASYREAGSGITAIVTAGLGLTSRFYKESYAAFAAAGIHLIVPDLPGWGETPGPHTGLRPADSAAFLIELARALGIRRAVFIGHSLGAQAIVQVAERRPDLAAALVLVGPTGAPGRFELLRQAWGLAVEARRTSASVIAAVAREYVSASPARYIGTWLRHSRDELPARLPRIQCPALILAGDADPVCRPEFIELLRHRMPHAAVEWVRGGTHALPRGHAEEFNRRVIRFIRDSVAP, encoded by the coding sequence GTGAGTGCCCGGCGCGGTCTCGTGGAATTCAGTGGTGGCGTCGCATCCTACCGGGAGGCTGGTTCTGGCATCACCGCGATAGTGACCGCGGGACTCGGCCTGACGAGCCGGTTCTACAAGGAGAGTTACGCGGCGTTCGCCGCGGCCGGGATCCATCTGATCGTGCCCGACCTGCCCGGCTGGGGTGAGACCCCGGGGCCGCACACCGGGCTCCGCCCTGCCGACAGCGCCGCGTTCCTGATCGAGCTCGCACGGGCGCTCGGGATCCGGCGGGCGGTATTCATCGGTCACAGTCTGGGCGCGCAGGCGATTGTGCAGGTCGCCGAGCGGCGGCCGGACCTCGCCGCGGCCCTGGTGCTCGTGGGACCGACCGGGGCACCCGGCCGTTTCGAGCTGCTTCGTCAGGCCTGGGGACTCGCAGTGGAAGCGAGGCGGACGTCCGCTTCGGTCATTGCCGCAGTCGCACGGGAGTATGTCAGTGCGTCGCCAGCACGCTACATCGGCACGTGGCTGCGCCACAGCCGCGACGAGCTGCCGGCGCGCCTGCCCCGTATCCAGTGTCCCGCCCTCATCCTGGCCGGCGACGCCGACCCCGTCTGCCGCCCCGAGTTCATTGAACTGCTGCGGCACCGCATGCCGCACGCGGCGGTCGAGTGGGTCCGCGGCGGGACCCACGCACTGCCGCGCGGACACGCGGAGGAGTTCAACCGGAGGGTGATACGCTTCATCCGTGACAGCGTCGCCCCTTAG
- a CDS encoding alpha/beta hydrolase — MRQTRIGEFRIQSEHLGAGPPVVLLHGLSGSCRWWRFTTPALARRYSVHVPELVGFGGSRRPGRQPDVPELADVMAQWLVEMGLTDIALVGHSMGGQIALHIAAQHHMPDRLVLVSASGLPREWSLRDAGRFVARALPPRSWGKPAFVPTIAADALRAGPRALLLAARHLLGDDVTPLLPLISCPTLLIWGELDPVVPLKHGRAMFERIAGARLVVLRDAAHNPMADRPVEFNRVLLEFLDA; from the coding sequence ATGAGGCAGACCCGGATCGGCGAGTTCAGGATACAGTCGGAGCACCTGGGTGCAGGGCCACCTGTGGTCCTGCTGCACGGGCTCTCCGGCTCGTGCCGGTGGTGGCGCTTTACGACGCCAGCGCTGGCGCGACGCTACTCGGTACACGTGCCGGAGCTGGTCGGATTCGGCGGCAGCCGACGGCCGGGCCGGCAGCCGGATGTACCCGAGCTGGCGGACGTGATGGCGCAGTGGCTGGTGGAGATGGGACTGACGGACATCGCACTGGTCGGCCACTCGATGGGCGGGCAGATCGCGCTGCACATCGCCGCCCAGCACCACATGCCCGACCGGCTCGTGCTCGTGAGCGCTTCCGGCCTGCCACGCGAATGGTCGCTGCGCGACGCCGGCCGGTTCGTCGCCCGGGCGCTGCCGCCGCGCAGCTGGGGCAAGCCCGCATTCGTGCCGACGATCGCCGCGGACGCCCTGCGCGCGGGACCGCGCGCGCTTCTGCTCGCGGCGCGACACCTCCTCGGCGACGACGTCACGCCCCTCCTGCCCCTGATCTCCTGCCCGACCCTGCTCATCTGGGGTGAGCTGGACCCGGTCGTACCGCTGAAGCACGGGCGCGCCATGTTCGAGCGGATCGCGGGCGCCCGCCTGGTCGTGCTGCGCGACGCGGCCCACAACCCGATGGCGGACCGGCCGGTGGAGTTCAACCGCGTGCTGCTGGAGTTTCTCGACGCGTGA
- a CDS encoding hemolysin family protein, translating to MDPASTTLKLFAVLALIAINAFFVAAEFALISSRRSRVEPLARSGHRGARRVLAAMESPENVIAAAQLGIVLATIAIGWIAQSAVYDVVHPRIAAWGVTGLRGEAPLSHVLAAAVTLVIVVFIHVVLGEQVPKLLATQDPERIAFRTTRPTQWFGIVLSPLIRLASFSASAVVRLMGGRPSELPSMADTRDEIRHLVEQSHQEGSAESDQEQMLLGVIQFRDTLAREVMTPRRDIIALPVTATLADTLALAMEEGHSRMPVYAESIDDIIGILLVKDLLTQLTMDSAAAEDFDLTKVVREPYFVPDTKRIGELLPELRTKSVHMAIVLDEFGGTDGLVTLEDMLEEIVGDIYDEHDVPEEETDFEVTESGDVLIDGSASIFDVNEHFGLSLPEQDYDTIGGFIFGELGRVPVAGDMVAIPGARELRVQEVEERRVTRVLLVPLATSNRDDAAASEAADS from the coding sequence ATGGACCCCGCCAGTACAACTCTGAAACTGTTCGCCGTGCTGGCGCTGATCGCCATCAACGCCTTTTTCGTCGCGGCAGAATTCGCGCTGATCTCATCGCGCCGTTCGCGGGTCGAGCCGCTCGCGCGCTCGGGGCATCGCGGTGCCCGGCGGGTGCTCGCGGCGATGGAGTCGCCCGAAAACGTCATCGCCGCTGCCCAGCTGGGCATCGTGCTGGCCACGATCGCCATCGGCTGGATCGCGCAGAGCGCCGTCTACGACGTCGTCCATCCCCGGATCGCTGCGTGGGGCGTCACCGGGCTGCGGGGTGAAGCGCCGCTGAGCCACGTTCTGGCAGCGGCCGTTACGCTCGTGATCGTGGTGTTCATCCATGTCGTGCTCGGCGAGCAGGTGCCGAAGCTGCTCGCGACACAGGATCCGGAGCGCATCGCTTTCCGGACGACCCGTCCGACGCAGTGGTTCGGCATCGTGCTCTCGCCGCTGATCCGGCTCGCTTCCTTCTCGGCGAGCGCGGTCGTGCGTCTGATGGGTGGGCGGCCGAGCGAGCTGCCGTCGATGGCGGACACGCGCGATGAGATCAGGCACCTGGTGGAGCAGAGTCACCAGGAGGGGTCGGCGGAATCCGACCAGGAGCAGATGCTGCTGGGCGTGATCCAGTTCCGCGACACCTTGGCCAGGGAGGTCATGACGCCCCGCCGCGACATCATCGCACTGCCGGTCACCGCGACGCTGGCCGACACACTGGCGCTCGCGATGGAGGAAGGCCATTCCCGGATGCCGGTGTACGCGGAATCGATCGATGACATCATCGGCATCCTGCTCGTGAAGGACCTGCTCACGCAGCTGACGATGGACAGCGCCGCCGCCGAGGACTTCGACCTGACGAAGGTCGTGCGCGAGCCGTACTTCGTGCCGGACACGAAGCGGATCGGCGAGCTGCTGCCGGAGCTGCGTACGAAGAGCGTGCACATGGCGATCGTGCTGGACGAATTCGGCGGCACGGACGGCCTGGTGACGCTCGAGGACATGCTCGAGGAGATCGTCGGCGACATTTACGACGAGCATGATGTCCCGGAGGAGGAAACCGACTTCGAGGTCACCGAGTCGGGCGACGTGCTGATCGATGGCAGCGCCAGCATCTTCGACGTGAACGAGCACTTCGGCCTGTCACTGCCGGAACAGGACTACGACACGATCGGGGGCTTCATCTTCGGTGAGCTGGGCCGTGTACCGGTGGCGGGCGACATGGTCGCGATCCCCGGCGCGCGTGAGCTGCGCGTCCAGGAAGTCGAGGAGCGGCGGGTCACGCGCGTGCTGCTCGTGCCGCTCGCGACATCGAACCGCGACGATGCGGCCGCGAGCGAGGCTGCCGACTCGTGA